The sequence CTTCGGCCTCGCCTTCGGCGTGCTGGCCGGGGAGCGGCTGCCGTGGAGCGCCGTGGTCGGCGCGCTCGTGGGCTTCGCGGGCGTGGTCGTCGCCACCGGTGGCGGCAGCGCCGGAAGCCTGGTGGCGGTGCTCGCCCTGCTCGGCGCGTCCGCGTGCTACGCGCTCGGGGCCCGCTCGATCCGCATCTGGTTCGCCGACGTGCGCCCCGAGGCGGTCGCGCTCGCGGCGTCGCTGCCGGCCCTTCCGGTCGGCGTGGTGCTGGCGTTCGCGGACCTCCCGGACGCGGTGCCGTCTGCCGGGCCGATCGCGTCGCTCGCCGTGCTCGGCACGCTCAACATCGGGCTCGGACTGGTGCTGTGGTGCGCGCTGGTCCGCAGCGCGGGCGCGGAGACCGCGCTGCTCGTGACCTACGCGAACCCGCCCGTGGCGATGCTGCTGGCCGCGCTCGTGGCCGGCGAGGCGCTGACGCTGCGGGAGCTGCTCGGGCTCGTCGTAGTCTTCGCGGGCATCGCCATGACCACGCAAGCCCTTCGCCTGCCCGCGCTCCGCAGCCGCCTCACGTGGACGACGTCGACGAGCGAATCGTAAGCCTCCTGCGGGAGGACGGCCGCCGCTCCTACGCGGCGATCGGCCGCGAGGTCGGGCTGTCCACGGCAGCCGTCAAGCGGCGCGTCGAGCGGCTGGAGGCGATCGGCGTCATCCAGGGCTACACCGCGATGGTCGACCGCGGCAAGCTCGGCCAGGAGCTGCAGGCCTTCATCGACCTGCGCTTCGCCGGCACCGCCCGGATGGAGGACATCTGGAAGGCCGCCGACGACGTCACGCCGGTGGTCGCCGCCTACTCGGTCGCGGGTGACCTCGACGCGGTCCTGCACGTGCGCGTGCGCGACATGGCGCACCTGCAGGAGGTGCTCGCGCACCTGCGCAACAAGCCCGAGGTGACGGGCACGCGGACGCGCATCATCCTCGAGGCGCGCAACCACGAGTAGCGCGCCGGGAGCTTGGCTAAGGTCGCGCGAGATGCGCACGCTGCCTCCCAACCTGTTCGGCATCCCCTTCGGCCTGGCCGGCCTGGCCGCCGCGTGGCACTACGCGGGTGTGCGTGACCTCGCCCCGACCGCGGTCGGCGACGCGCTGGCGCTCCTGGGCGCCGTGGCCTGGGCGACGATCACGGTGGCCTATGCGCGCTCGCTGCGTCGCCCTGCCGCGCTGGCCGAGGACCTGCGGCACCCGATCGCAGGGCCGTTCCTGTCGCTCGTGCTGATCGCGCCCCTCGTGCTGGTCGTCACCGGCGTCGTCCCGCACGCGCCCGATCTCGGCCGGGCGCTGGTCGACGTGCTGGCCGTCGCCATCGTGGTGCTCGGCGGCTGGTACACGGGCCAGTGGATCTACGCGCCGATCCAGCCCGCCCAGCTGCATCCCGGCTACTTCCTGCCGACCGTCGCGGGAGGCCTGCTGGCGGCCGCGGGCGCGGCGTCCGTCGGTCAGCAGCGCTTCGCCGAGGTCCTGCTGGGGTACGGCCTGATCTGCTGGCTCATCCTCGGCTCGATCATCCTGGGCCGGCTGCTCGTGGGTCCGCCACTGCCGACGCCGCTGCTCCCGACGCTCGCGATCGAGGTCGCGCCCGCGGCGGTCGCGACCCAGGCCTACCTGGCCGTGCGCGGCGAGGCGATCGACCCGCTCGTCGCCGTCTTCGCCGGATACGGCCTGCTGATGGTGCTGGCGCAGGTGCGCCTGCTGCCGGTGTTCGGGCGCCTCGGGTTCGCGCCGTCGTTCTGGGCGTTCACGTTCTCCTGGGCCGCGGTCGTGACCGCCGGGCTGCACTGGCTCGCGATCCTCGAGCCGGCGGGGTGGCGGGCGTGGTCGT comes from Solirubrobacter pauli and encodes:
- a CDS encoding DMT family transporter, whose translation is MLSRSALVLLAAVALLRGSSYLPTQVAREGFTPASLIAVEILLTVLVAWVYAAARGQLRQALRVIAARPAPSLVLAATLTAVPLTLVALAITDVSTGMAAILVAPAPIFGLAFGVLAGERLPWSAVVGALVGFAGVVVATGGGSAGSLVAVLALLGASACYALGARSIRIWFADVRPEAVALAASLPALPVGVVLAFADLPDAVPSAGPIASLAVLGTLNIGLGLVLWCALVRSAGAETALLVTYANPPVAMLLAALVAGEALTLRELLGLVVVFAGIAMTTQALRLPALRSRLTWTTSTSES
- a CDS encoding Lrp/AsnC family transcriptional regulator, which encodes MDDVDERIVSLLREDGRRSYAAIGREVGLSTAAVKRRVERLEAIGVIQGYTAMVDRGKLGQELQAFIDLRFAGTARMEDIWKAADDVTPVVAAYSVAGDLDAVLHVRVRDMAHLQEVLAHLRNKPEVTGTRTRIILEARNHE
- a CDS encoding TDT family transporter — protein: MRTLPPNLFGIPFGLAGLAAAWHYAGVRDLAPTAVGDALALLGAVAWATITVAYARSLRRPAALAEDLRHPIAGPFLSLVLIAPLVLVVTGVVPHAPDLGRALVDVLAVAIVVLGGWYTGQWIYAPIQPAQLHPGYFLPTVAGGLLAAAGAASVGQQRFAEVLLGYGLICWLILGSIILGRLLVGPPLPTPLLPTLAIEVAPAAVATQAYLAVRGEAIDPLVAVFAGYGLLMVLAQVRLLPVFGRLGFAPSFWAFTFSWAAVVTAGLHWLAILEPAGWRAWSYVLLGAVTLLIGAIAWRTAVAAARGQLLPAPAPPVAA